Proteins from a genomic interval of Perognathus longimembris pacificus isolate PPM17 chromosome 14, ASM2315922v1, whole genome shotgun sequence:
- the Sstr1 gene encoding somatostatin receptor type 1: protein MFPNGTASSPSSSPSPSPGNCGESGCSRDPGTGAADGMEEPGRNASQNGTLSEGQGSAILISFIYSVVCLVGLCGNSMVIYVILRYAKMKTATNIYILNLAIADELLMLSVPFLVTSTLLRHWPFGALLCRLVLSVDAVNMFTSIYCLTVLSVDRYVAVVHPIKAARYRRPTVAKVVNLGVWVLSLLVILPIVVFSRTAANSDGTVACNMLMPEPAQRWLVGFVLYTFLMGFLLPVGAICLCYVLIIAKMRMVALKAGWQQRKRSERKITLMVMMVVMVFVICWMPFYVVQLVNVFAEQDDATVSQLSVILGYANSCANPILYGFLSDNFKRSFQRILCLSWMDNAAEEPVDYYATALKSRAYSVEDFQPENLESGGVFRNGTCTSRITTL, encoded by the coding sequence ATGTTCCCCAATGGCAccgcctcctctccttcctcttctcctagtCCCAGCCCGGGCAACTGCGGCGAAAGCGGCTGCAGCAGGGACCCCGGGACCGGCGCTGCGGACGGCATGGAGGAACCGGGACGCAACGCATCCCAGAATGGGACCTTAAGCGAGGGCCAAGGCAGCGCCATCCTGATCTCGTTCATCTACTCCGTCGTGTGCCTGGTGGGACTGTGTGGGAACTCCATGGTCATCTATGTGATCCTGCGCTACGCCAAGATGAAAACGGCCACCAATATCTACATCCTCAACCTGGCCATCGCGGACGAGCTGCTGATGCTCAGCGTGCCCTTCCTGGTCACCTCCACGCTGTTGCGCCACTGGCCCTTCGGCGCCCTGCTCTGCCGCCTGGTGCTCAGCGTGGATGCGGTCAACATGTTCACCAGCATCTACTGTCTGACCGTGCTCAGTGTGGACCGCTATGTGGCCGTGGTCCACCCCATCAAGGCAGCCCGCTACCGGCGGCCCACCGTGGCCAAGGTGGTGAACCTGGGCGTGTGGGTGCTCTCGCTGCTGGTCATCCTGCCCATCGTGGTGTTCTCGCGCACGGCGGCCAACAGCGACGGCACGGTGGCCTGCAACATGCTCATGCCCGAGCCTGCCCAGCGCTGGTTGGTGGGCTTCGTGTTGTACACCTTTCTCATGGGTTTCCTGCTGCCCGTCGGGGCCATCTGCCTGTGTTACGTGCTCATCATCGCCAAGATGCGCATGGTGGCCCTCAAGGCCGGCTGGCAGCAGCGCAAGCGCTCGGAGCGCAAGATCACGctcatggtgatgatggtggtgatggtgtttgTCATCTGCTGGATGCCTTTCTACGTGGTGCAGCTGGTCAACGTGTTCGCCGAGCAGGACGACGCCACCGTCAGCCAGTTGTCTGTCATCCTCGGCTATGCCAACAGCTGTGCCAACCCCATTCTCTACGGCTTCCTGTCGGACAACTTCAAGCGCTCTTTCCAGCGCATCCTGTGCCTCAGCTGGATGGACAACGCCGCCGAGGAGCCGGTCGACTACTACGCCACGGCGCTCAAGAGCCGCGCCTACAGCGTGGAGGACTTCCAGCCCGAGAACCTGGAGTCTGGCGGCGTCTTCCGCAATGGCACCTGCACGTCCCGGATCACCACCCTTTGA